In Geopsychrobacter electrodiphilus DSM 16401, a single window of DNA contains:
- a CDS encoding NADH-quinone oxidoreductase subunit A produces the protein MLESYLPILVLIGIAFAFALAVVVLSRLVGPNKPNDIKLAPYECGMPLIGTAQDRFSIKFYIIAMLFILFDIEAVFLYPWAVMYKRLGIFGFVEMGVFIIILLVGFAYVWKKGALEWE, from the coding sequence ATGCTTGAGAGCTATCTGCCGATTCTCGTCCTGATCGGAATCGCCTTTGCTTTTGCACTTGCGGTGGTTGTTCTGTCGCGGCTGGTCGGGCCAAACAAGCCGAATGACATTAAACTGGCTCCCTATGAGTGCGGGATGCCGCTTATCGGTACGGCCCAGGATCGGTTCTCGATCAAGTTTTATATCATTGCGATGCTCTTTATCCTGTTTGATATTGAAGCAGTCTTCCTTTATCCCTGGGCGGTCATGTATAAGCGTTTGGGGATTTTTGGGTTTGTCGAGATGGGAGTGTTTATTATTATCCTCCTGGTCGGCTTCGCTTATGTGTGGAAAAAAGGAGCTCTGGAATGGGAATAG
- a CDS encoding NADH-quinone oxidoreductase subunit B, translated as MGIEQSKTLGSGFVTTSLDKLVNWSRAKSMWPMTFGLACCAIEMMATGAARFDLDRMGILFRASPRQADVIIIAGTVTKKMMPVIKTVYEQMPEPRYVIAMGACASSGGIFDTYSVVQGVDEFLPVDVYIPGCPPRPEGLLYGLMKLQEKIMKERNSFGNAIGVGEIVNEA; from the coding sequence ATGGGAATAGAGCAGTCAAAAACTCTTGGAAGTGGCTTTGTAACCACGAGCCTCGATAAATTGGTGAACTGGTCACGGGCCAAGTCTATGTGGCCGATGACTTTCGGTCTGGCCTGCTGTGCCATCGAGATGATGGCCACCGGTGCTGCCCGTTTTGACCTCGACCGCATGGGGATTCTGTTTCGTGCCTCACCGCGTCAGGCCGACGTCATCATCATTGCCGGGACTGTCACCAAAAAAATGATGCCGGTCATCAAGACGGTTTATGAGCAGATGCCAGAGCCTCGTTATGTTATCGCTATGGGGGCTTGCGCCTCATCGGGCGGGATTTTTGACACCTACAGCGTGGTGCAGGGTGTTGATGAGTTTCTGCCGGTTGATGTGTATATTCCCGGTTGCCCGCCAAGACCAGAGGGGCTGCTCTATGGTCTGATGAAGTTGCAAGAGAAGATCATGAAGGAACGCAACAGCTTCGGTAACGCGATCGGCGTTGGTGAGATTGTTAACGAGGCCTGA
- a CDS encoding NADH-quinone oxidoreductase subunit C yields the protein MSKQVVEKLKEHFSTLVLGDVEYRGETTVTVERSEIVKICTFLRDDCGYNFLSDLCGVDYLGRTPRFEVVYNMYNLTDKTRLRVKVLVREESPSVDTVSGVWSTANWHERECWDLMGITFKGHPDMRRILMPADWVGFPLRKDYPLQGPDREPYQGRLS from the coding sequence ATGAGTAAACAAGTTGTTGAGAAACTCAAGGAGCATTTTAGCACTCTGGTGCTTGGTGACGTCGAGTATCGTGGTGAGACGACTGTTACGGTAGAGCGGAGCGAGATCGTGAAGATCTGCACCTTTCTGCGTGATGACTGTGGTTACAATTTCCTCAGCGATCTTTGTGGGGTCGATTATCTCGGCCGCACCCCGCGCTTCGAGGTGGTTTACAACATGTATAACCTCACCGACAAGACGCGCTTGCGGGTGAAAGTTCTGGTTCGGGAAGAGAGCCCCAGTGTTGATACCGTTTCGGGGGTCTGGTCGACCGCGAACTGGCATGAGCGTGAGTGCTGGGACCTGATGGGCATTACCTTCAAAGGGCATCCCGACATGCGGCGTATCCTGATGCCGGCCGATTGGGTGGGTTTCCCGCTGCGCAAGGATTATCCGTTACAGGGCCCCGATCGCGAGCCCTATCAGGGTCGACTCTCCTGA
- the nuoD gene encoding NADH dehydrogenase (quinone) subunit D, translating to MATETMTINMGPQHPSTHGVLQLILELDGEVVVKATPHIGFLHRGTEKLSEHRTYHQVIPLTDRLDYLAPMSNNLGYVLAVEKLLGITDLIPERANNIRVIMAELTRLKSHLVWLATHALDIGAMTVFLYCFREREEIVDIYEKVSGARMTSNYFRVGGLSEDLPAGIEGIIRKFAEDMTGHLETYEGLLTGNKIWQKRTMDVGVINGQDAIDIGLSGAALRGSGVDWDLRRDAPYCNYAEYDFEVPVRTEGDVFARYKVRLDEMRQSVRIILQGLDKLKPGPVLADCPQICLPPKKDVVNTIEGLIHHFKIVSEGFKPEAGEVYVGIEAPKGELGYYIVSDGSTHPYRMKIRPPSFVNLQALPQMVQGSLIADVIATIGTLDIVLGEIDR from the coding sequence ATGGCAACCGAAACGATGACCATCAATATGGGACCTCAGCACCCGTCGACCCATGGCGTGCTGCAGCTGATCCTGGAACTCGATGGCGAAGTTGTTGTTAAGGCAACGCCACATATCGGTTTTTTGCACCGGGGCACCGAAAAGTTGTCCGAGCATCGTACCTACCATCAGGTAATTCCGCTGACCGATCGTCTCGATTATCTGGCGCCGATGAGCAATAACCTCGGTTATGTTCTGGCTGTCGAAAAGCTACTGGGGATCACGGATCTCATTCCTGAACGCGCCAATAATATCCGCGTGATCATGGCTGAATTAACTCGGCTCAAGAGTCACCTGGTCTGGTTGGCCACCCACGCCCTCGATATCGGTGCGATGACGGTTTTTCTCTACTGCTTCCGCGAACGCGAAGAAATAGTCGATATCTATGAAAAGGTTTCCGGCGCTCGGATGACCTCGAACTATTTCCGCGTGGGGGGGCTCTCAGAGGATCTGCCCGCCGGGATTGAAGGAATCATTCGGAAATTTGCTGAGGATATGACCGGCCACCTTGAGACCTATGAAGGTCTTTTGACCGGCAATAAAATCTGGCAGAAGCGGACTATGGATGTTGGTGTGATTAACGGTCAGGATGCGATTGATATCGGTCTGTCTGGCGCCGCCCTGCGGGGTTCAGGTGTTGACTGGGATCTGCGACGCGACGCGCCCTATTGTAACTATGCTGAATATGACTTTGAAGTGCCGGTTCGCACCGAAGGTGATGTCTTCGCGCGTTACAAGGTTCGTCTTGATGAAATGCGTCAGTCAGTTCGCATTATCTTGCAGGGTCTTGACAAGCTGAAGCCCGGTCCGGTCCTTGCGGATTGCCCGCAGATTTGTCTGCCGCCCAAAAAAGACGTCGTCAACACCATCGAAGGTTTGATTCATCACTTCAAGATTGTCTCTGAGGGTTTCAAGCCGGAAGCGGGTGAAGTTTACGTGGGGATTGAGGCGCCAAAAGGTGAACTGGGGTACTACATCGTTTCGGATGGTTCAACCCACCCTTACCGAATGAAAATTCGGCCACCGTCCTTTGTCAATCTGCAGGCCCTGCCGCAGATGGTCCAAGGTTCGCTGATTGCCGACGTTATCGCCACCATCGGGACCCTCGATATCGTGCTCGGGGAAATCGACCGCTAA
- the nuoE gene encoding NADH-quinone oxidoreductase subunit NuoE — protein MTETAQQETVEEIDLTAANRVIDKYIDMHGSLMPVLQGIQEAYGYIPEETVHLTAERLNVYASQIYGVLTFYAQFHLQPRGKYIVRVCMGTACHVKGAGRIAETLKDRLGIEHAETTEDVKFTAEYVACIGACGMAPVIMVNDATYGSLTVQKMDDVIKKYQAMD, from the coding sequence ATGACTGAAACTGCTCAGCAGGAAACAGTTGAAGAGATCGACCTGACGGCGGCCAATCGCGTCATCGACAAGTATATCGACATGCATGGTTCGCTGATGCCAGTTCTGCAGGGCATTCAGGAAGCGTACGGATATATTCCTGAGGAGACGGTGCATCTGACGGCTGAACGTCTGAATGTCTATGCTAGCCAGATTTATGGTGTGTTGACATTTTATGCCCAGTTTCACCTGCAGCCTCGCGGTAAATATATAGTGCGCGTTTGTATGGGGACGGCTTGCCACGTCAAAGGGGCGGGCCGGATTGCTGAAACACTGAAGGACCGCCTCGGTATCGAGCATGCCGAGACCACAGAAGATGTCAAGTTTACCGCTGAGTATGTTGCTTGCATCGGTGCCTGCGGTATGGCTCCGGTCATTATGGTCAACGATGCAACCTACGGCAGTTTGACCGTCCAGAAGATGGACGATGTCATCAAAAAATACCAGGCAATGGACTGA
- a CDS encoding NADH-quinone oxidoreductase subunit NuoF: MAENAEKLKILICTGTGGLASGAAAVGDAFKAEFEKQGVEASVGKRCEVVGTGCRGLCANDVLVDVCVPGQEPVTYDFVTPELVPQIVAEHILAHEPVAKKVAGPYYHKFLEKQQRVIFSRCGTIDAESIEDFISHRGFTGVKKAVTMSQDEVIEEVKKSGLRGRGGGGFPTGVKWSFAKGSPGSEKYLICNADEGDPGAFMDRSVLEGDPYGLIEGMMIGAYAIGCTFAYVYVRAEYPLAIKRLQMAIDTCYELGYLGEKNVLGFPRPLDMRIKAGAGAFVCGEETALMASIEGERGMSRPRPPFPAVRGLWGKPTNINNVETFANVSYIFYNGADWYSSIGTEGTKGTKIFALTGKVKHTGLVEVPAGTTMKEVIYDVCGGILNNRKFKAVQAGGPSGGCLPTEALDAIVDYDSLIKAGAMMGSGGLVVMDETTCMVDIARFFLNFTRAESCGKCIPCRIGLKIMLEILERITQGNGREGDLELLEDMAYDIKKSSLCGLGQTAPNPVLSTLRYFRHEYEAHIKTGECPSHSCKPLLHFEVIEDACKKCGMCPKVCPVGAITWEKGTVAFIDKDICTECTSCYDACRFMAIK; encoded by the coding sequence ATGGCCGAGAATGCTGAAAAGCTAAAAATTCTGATCTGTACGGGAACCGGTGGCCTCGCCTCCGGTGCTGCTGCTGTCGGCGATGCCTTTAAGGCTGAGTTCGAAAAACAGGGTGTTGAAGCCAGTGTCGGTAAGCGTTGCGAAGTCGTCGGCACCGGATGCCGCGGTTTGTGCGCCAATGACGTGCTGGTCGATGTTTGCGTCCCGGGGCAAGAACCCGTGACCTACGATTTTGTGACGCCGGAACTGGTGCCGCAGATTGTTGCCGAGCATATCCTTGCCCATGAACCGGTCGCAAAGAAGGTGGCCGGTCCCTATTACCATAAGTTCCTCGAGAAGCAGCAGCGCGTCATCTTTTCGCGTTGCGGAACCATTGATGCCGAAAGCATTGAGGACTTTATCTCTCATCGTGGGTTCACCGGTGTCAAAAAAGCGGTCACCATGTCGCAGGATGAAGTCATCGAAGAGGTCAAGAAATCCGGTCTGCGTGGACGCGGGGGCGGTGGCTTCCCGACCGGCGTCAAGTGGTCCTTTGCCAAGGGGTCTCCTGGCAGCGAAAAATACCTGATCTGCAATGCCGACGAGGGTGATCCAGGCGCTTTCATGGACCGCTCTGTTCTCGAAGGTGATCCCTATGGTCTCATTGAAGGGATGATGATCGGTGCATACGCTATCGGTTGTACGTTTGCTTATGTCTATGTGCGCGCCGAATATCCGCTGGCGATCAAACGTTTACAGATGGCTATCGACACCTGCTACGAGCTCGGTTATCTAGGTGAGAAGAATGTTCTTGGTTTCCCGCGTCCGCTCGATATGCGGATCAAGGCCGGTGCCGGCGCCTTTGTTTGCGGTGAAGAGACTGCCCTTATGGCGTCGATTGAGGGAGAACGCGGCATGTCGCGTCCCCGTCCTCCATTCCCTGCGGTTCGTGGTCTCTGGGGCAAGCCGACCAATATTAATAACGTTGAAACCTTCGCCAACGTCTCCTACATATTCTACAACGGTGCCGACTGGTATAGCTCGATCGGGACCGAAGGGACCAAAGGAACCAAGATTTTTGCCCTGACCGGCAAAGTGAAGCATACCGGTCTGGTCGAGGTCCCGGCTGGGACCACGATGAAAGAAGTCATTTACGATGTCTGCGGTGGTATTCTCAATAATCGCAAATTCAAGGCGGTACAGGCTGGTGGCCCTTCTGGTGGTTGTTTGCCGACCGAAGCGCTGGACGCCATCGTTGACTACGATTCGCTGATCAAGGCTGGCGCCATGATGGGTTCCGGTGGTCTGGTTGTCATGGACGAAACCACCTGCATGGTTGATATCGCACGTTTCTTTCTTAACTTCACACGCGCCGAATCTTGTGGCAAATGTATCCCCTGTCGCATCGGTCTGAAGATCATGCTCGAGATTCTTGAGCGGATTACTCAGGGTAACGGACGTGAAGGCGATCTCGAACTGCTCGAAGATATGGCGTATGACATCAAAAAGAGTTCGCTTTGTGGACTAGGGCAGACAGCACCGAATCCGGTTCTGTCAACTCTCCGTTACTTTCGACATGAGTATGAGGCTCATATCAAAACCGGCGAGTGCCCATCGCACTCCTGTAAGCCTCTGCTTCACTTTGAAGTCATCGAAGATGCATGTAAGAAGTGTGGTATGTGTCCCAAGGTTTGCCCGGTTGGTGCGATCACTTGGGAAAAAGGCACAGTGGCGTTCATCGATAAGGATATCTGTACCGAGTGTACATCCTGCTACGATGCCTGCCGCTTCATGGCAATTAAATAG
- the nuoG gene encoding NADH-quinone oxidoreductase subunit NuoG, with protein sequence MVNLTIDGKEVKVSKTATIYEAAKEAGIYIPVLCYAKKLLPYGACRVCLVEVEQMKGRLIPSCTTPVTAGMVVTTMSDEIRKVRKTVLEFLLVNHVVDCPVCDKAGECDLQDLSYEYEVVTNRFAGEKFDLPKDEINPLIERNMNRCVLCGKCVRVCDEVVGYGSYSFINRGFETKIATAFDRGLNCEFCGQCVSLCPVGAILPRPFKFKARPWQLKEVNSVCGYCGNGCTVTFGTKDNEVQTIRFNDKTGVNDGNLCIRGRFGATYVNSDQRLTSPLIRKDGELVEASWEEALEKVTEGLRSAGSSAGIISGARLTNEELFLLKNLAKAVGTGNLDHSGGECYKGVTEGLHETLGLQASTATFPQVEKANAILAIRNDFYETHPVFGMVVNQAVKRNNAHLTVIGDKQGKLTRMPHARNLQHKPGLEVNILNAMCRFLLDEKLAKTDGLQGVEELQEALADYAVDAVTAAAGVSADAIKQSAKELVSAENAAILLAYGLPYTAYSRELGLAAANLALLTGIAGRSGSGLYLCGEKSNSQGAIDQQILPAAGALGVSGMLKSASEGKLKALYVTGEDMLVSYPDKGLVEKALDKTPFVVVQDLFLSETASKADVVLPAASFAEKSGTFTNAERRIQRLHPGIKSPGQAKTDFAIFQALLTGFGAAVPATEAAAFMALAATTPGYEMVGLEMIGDQGYVWGGETLVPEIRNLVAVTGGKALEAKYQLVVGSALYHSGTTSVHAKGPMSVVSEPYIEFGREDAAELKIVDGQQVKLKAAGGEISAKAKVDRRLPKGVLFAPYHFGSLKLNRIYNGQASIAVEISK encoded by the coding sequence ATGGTTAACCTGACGATTGACGGTAAAGAGGTCAAGGTAAGCAAAACCGCCACGATTTATGAGGCGGCGAAAGAGGCTGGAATTTATATTCCGGTTCTCTGCTACGCCAAGAAACTTCTCCCTTACGGCGCATGCCGCGTTTGTCTGGTCGAAGTCGAGCAGATGAAAGGGCGCTTGATCCCCTCCTGCACGACCCCGGTCACCGCGGGGATGGTTGTGACCACCATGTCGGATGAAATCCGCAAGGTGCGCAAAACTGTTCTTGAATTCCTGCTGGTGAATCACGTGGTTGACTGCCCTGTGTGTGACAAGGCAGGTGAATGTGATTTACAGGATCTCTCTTACGAATACGAGGTGGTGACCAACCGCTTTGCCGGTGAGAAATTTGACCTGCCCAAGGATGAGATTAATCCTCTTATCGAACGCAACATGAACCGCTGCGTGCTGTGCGGAAAGTGTGTTCGTGTATGTGATGAAGTCGTCGGCTATGGTTCTTATTCGTTTATTAATCGTGGTTTTGAAACCAAAATAGCCACCGCGTTTGATCGCGGTCTAAATTGCGAGTTTTGTGGTCAGTGCGTTTCCTTATGCCCGGTTGGTGCCATTCTCCCACGTCCATTTAAATTCAAGGCGCGGCCCTGGCAGCTTAAGGAAGTTAATTCGGTTTGTGGGTACTGTGGCAACGGCTGCACGGTGACCTTTGGGACCAAAGACAACGAAGTCCAGACTATTCGGTTTAATGATAAAACCGGAGTAAATGACGGTAATCTCTGTATCCGTGGTCGTTTCGGCGCTACCTACGTCAACAGCGACCAGCGTCTCACCAGCCCGTTGATTCGTAAAGATGGTGAATTGGTTGAAGCCAGCTGGGAAGAAGCACTTGAGAAGGTCACTGAAGGGTTGCGGAGCGCTGGTAGTTCCGCAGGCATTATCAGTGGTGCGCGATTGACCAATGAAGAGCTTTTCCTGCTAAAAAATCTGGCCAAAGCTGTTGGTACCGGCAACCTCGATCACTCTGGCGGAGAATGCTATAAAGGTGTGACCGAAGGTTTGCATGAGACGCTTGGTCTCCAGGCCTCGACTGCAACATTCCCTCAGGTTGAGAAGGCAAACGCCATTCTGGCCATCCGCAACGATTTCTACGAGACCCACCCGGTTTTCGGGATGGTCGTTAATCAGGCCGTCAAGCGCAACAATGCACATTTGACCGTTATTGGCGACAAGCAGGGGAAACTGACCCGCATGCCCCATGCGCGGAATCTGCAACACAAGCCGGGGCTTGAAGTTAATATCCTGAACGCCATGTGCCGTTTCTTGCTCGACGAAAAATTGGCCAAAACTGATGGCCTTCAGGGTGTGGAGGAACTGCAGGAAGCCTTGGCTGATTATGCGGTTGATGCAGTTACTGCAGCCGCTGGTGTTAGTGCCGACGCGATCAAACAGAGCGCCAAAGAATTGGTTTCGGCTGAAAACGCTGCGATCCTGCTCGCCTATGGGCTCCCTTATACGGCCTACAGCCGCGAACTGGGCCTGGCGGCGGCCAACCTCGCGCTTTTGACGGGAATTGCCGGTCGCTCAGGTTCGGGTCTTTACCTCTGCGGTGAGAAGAGCAACAGCCAGGGTGCAATCGATCAGCAGATTCTGCCTGCTGCCGGTGCGCTCGGCGTGTCGGGAATGTTGAAGTCGGCTAGCGAAGGGAAGCTTAAGGCTCTCTATGTCACCGGTGAGGATATGCTGGTTTCTTATCCGGATAAGGGTCTGGTTGAAAAAGCTCTAGACAAAACCCCCTTCGTGGTCGTGCAGGATCTTTTTCTCAGCGAAACTGCAAGCAAGGCGGATGTGGTTCTTCCTGCAGCCAGTTTTGCCGAGAAGTCCGGTACGTTTACTAATGCCGAACGGCGCATTCAGCGCTTGCACCCGGGGATTAAATCTCCTGGCCAGGCAAAAACAGATTTTGCTATCTTTCAGGCCCTGTTGACTGGGTTCGGAGCTGCTGTGCCTGCGACTGAAGCCGCCGCTTTTATGGCTTTGGCTGCAACAACGCCTGGCTATGAAATGGTCGGTCTCGAGATGATCGGCGATCAGGGTTATGTCTGGGGCGGGGAGACCCTTGTGCCGGAGATCAGAAATCTGGTTGCGGTCACGGGCGGCAAGGCACTTGAAGCTAAATATCAGCTGGTTGTTGGTAGTGCTCTTTATCACAGCGGAACGACCAGTGTGCATGCGAAGGGTCCGATGTCCGTGGTCTCTGAACCCTATATTGAATTTGGTCGTGAGGATGCTGCCGAGCTTAAGATTGTTGATGGCCAGCAGGTTAAACTTAAGGCCGCTGGCGGGGAAATCTCGGCCAAGGCCAAGGTTGATCGGCGCCTGCCGAAAGGGGTACTGTTTGCACCCTATCACTTCGGTTCGCTCAAGTTGAATCGTATTTATAACGGCCAGGCTTCAATTGCCGTAGAAATAAGTAAATAA
- the nuoH gene encoding NADH-quinone oxidoreductase subunit NuoH — protein MTPVVLSLSNAPALWAAAMLVKIIVAFSVLMGIVAYATWVERKVIGRMQTRLGPTMTGYKGLLQPIADGIKLFFKEDIIPNEASKFAFMLAPMMILAPALISMAVIPFGSDYHLTFGGVTYLIPLQITDLNIGILFILAMAGLGVYGIVLAGLASNSKYSLIGGIRASAQMISYELAAGLSIVAIFMLSETLSLSGIVTAQQGVLWGIKALPSWMHNWYIFSQPLAFGLFVVGSMAEINRTPFDLPEAETELVSGFCTEYSSMKYALFFMAEYANMVTIGAIATTLFLGGWDGPFLGWINFLIKVFGFMFFFIWVRATFPRLRYDQLMQMGWKVMIPLALGNIVVTAVAILLWQ, from the coding sequence ATGACGCCAGTAGTATTGAGCCTCTCAAACGCCCCGGCACTCTGGGCAGCCGCCATGTTGGTGAAGATCATCGTCGCCTTCAGCGTGCTGATGGGCATCGTAGCCTATGCGACCTGGGTCGAGCGGAAAGTAATCGGCCGGATGCAGACCCGTCTCGGACCTACAATGACCGGTTACAAAGGGTTGCTGCAACCGATCGCTGACGGGATCAAGCTTTTCTTCAAGGAAGATATCATTCCGAATGAAGCATCGAAGTTTGCATTCATGTTAGCACCGATGATGATCCTTGCTCCGGCGCTGATCTCAATGGCGGTTATCCCCTTCGGCAGTGATTATCATCTCACTTTTGGAGGCGTGACATACCTGATCCCACTGCAGATCACCGATCTGAACATCGGGATTCTCTTTATCCTTGCGATGGCTGGTCTGGGTGTTTATGGCATCGTGCTGGCGGGATTGGCCTCAAACAGCAAATATTCGTTGATTGGCGGTATTCGTGCTTCAGCCCAGATGATCTCATACGAACTGGCCGCGGGCCTTTCGATCGTAGCCATCTTCATGCTCTCTGAAACCCTGAGCCTGAGCGGGATTGTTACGGCCCAACAGGGAGTTCTCTGGGGGATCAAGGCCCTGCCGAGCTGGATGCACAACTGGTATATTTTCAGCCAGCCGCTGGCCTTCGGGCTCTTTGTTGTCGGGTCCATGGCTGAGATCAACCGGACACCATTCGACTTGCCGGAGGCGGAGACTGAACTTGTTTCCGGTTTCTGTACGGAATACTCATCGATGAAGTACGCCCTCTTCTTCATGGCTGAATATGCCAACATGGTCACGATCGGTGCCATTGCTACCACCCTGTTTCTGGGTGGTTGGGATGGACCTTTTCTGGGTTGGATCAACTTCCTGATCAAAGTGTTCGGCTTCATGTTCTTCTTTATCTGGGTGCGTGCAACCTTTCCCCGTCTGCGCTACGACCAGTTGATGCAGATGGGCTGGAAAGTGATGATTCCCCTGGCGCTCGGGAACATCGTTGTAACTGCAGTTGCGATCCTGCTCTGGCAGTAA
- a CDS encoding NuoI/complex I 23 kDa subunit family protein, with the protein MFKEFAKGLSITLKHLLPGHSTTVDYPKQKLTMSPRFRGLHRLVPTQTREKCVACYLCPTVCPAKCITVESAENEKGEKYPKVYKIDLLRCIFCGYCVEACPVEAIEMSDKYELANYKREDFIFDKERLLK; encoded by the coding sequence ATGTTTAAAGAGTTTGCCAAAGGGCTAAGTATTACACTCAAGCACCTGCTTCCGGGGCACAGTACGACCGTTGATTACCCGAAGCAGAAGCTTACCATGTCTCCGAGATTTCGAGGCCTCCACCGTTTGGTGCCGACCCAGACCCGTGAGAAATGTGTTGCCTGTTACCTATGCCCTACTGTTTGTCCGGCCAAGTGTATCACCGTTGAATCGGCGGAAAACGAGAAGGGCGAGAAGTATCCCAAAGTTTACAAAATTGATCTGCTACGCTGCATTTTTTGCGGATACTGCGTGGAAGCATGCCCGGTAGAGGCCATTGAGATGTCCGACAAGTATGAGTTGGCCAACTACAAACGGGAAGATTTTATTTTCGACAAAGAACGTCTTCTCAAATAA
- a CDS encoding NADH-quinone oxidoreductase subunit J family protein has translation MLSILFYLFAVVAIFSAFYVTKARSPVNSALCLVTTFICFAVLYITLDAPFMAAIQIMVYAGAIMVLIVFVIMLLNLGTAVKKRYTHGLAWGGALSILMLFITNLFIRRGVPTGKVGEITTQTIHNYGHTELIGRAMFTDFLLPFEIASILLLVAIVGAVILSKREV, from the coding sequence ATGTTATCGATACTTTTCTACCTTTTCGCGGTGGTCGCGATATTTTCTGCATTTTATGTGACCAAGGCGCGTAGTCCAGTCAACAGTGCGCTGTGTCTGGTCACAACTTTTATCTGCTTCGCCGTGCTCTACATCACACTGGATGCCCCCTTCATGGCCGCAATCCAGATAATGGTCTATGCCGGTGCGATCATGGTGTTGATAGTGTTTGTCATCATGCTCCTCAACCTTGGGACTGCAGTAAAAAAGCGTTACACTCACGGGTTAGCCTGGGGCGGAGCACTATCTATTTTGATGTTGTTCATCACCAACTTATTTATCCGGCGTGGAGTACCTACTGGCAAAGTTGGCGAGATAACGACTCAGACGATTCATAATTATGGTCATACCGAGTTGATCGGTAGGGCGATGTTTACTGATTTCCTGCTTCCGTTTGAAATCGCCTCCATTCTGCTTCTGGTCGCGATTGTCGGGGCGGTTATTCTGTCGAAACGTGAAGTCTAA
- the nuoK gene encoding NADH-quinone oxidoreductase subunit NuoK produces the protein MITVYHYLILSAIIFSIGTFGVLTRKNAIVIFMCIELMLNSVNLTFIALSRHLQNMDGQIFVFFVMTVAAAEAAVGLALMIAFYRNRGSIDSDDFNMLKW, from the coding sequence ATGATCACCGTATATCACTATCTGATTTTGAGTGCGATCATCTTCTCTATCGGGACCTTCGGGGTGCTGACAAGAAAGAACGCCATTGTTATTTTCATGTGCATTGAATTGATGCTCAATTCGGTCAATCTGACCTTTATCGCACTGTCGCGTCATTTGCAGAACATGGACGGTCAGATCTTTGTCTTCTTTGTTATGACCGTTGCTGCGGCAGAAGCTGCGGTCGGGTTGGCATTGATGATCGCATTTTACCGCAACCGTGGGTCGATCGATTCGGACGACTTCAACATGTTGAAATGGTAA